A stretch of the Betaproteobacteria bacterium genome encodes the following:
- a CDS encoding prolyl oligopeptidase family serine peptidase has protein sequence MIRKLRTERDNQQWMLDLALNMRGRVQNFERDDLEVPQGKRARNYRMLPKVWREAAERHEALARRAHVKGAHASATAHYDHAIEAYRMAQHPIYFDNHPVKRHLVKKLNEMVDRRSEVASYPIERVEVPFDDGKTISCLLHLLPDRRKAPCVIYVPGMDQTKEVFPKAAHNIAIERGFHVLAMDGPGQGSSNMQKIRAVGDNYERAGAAVISYLQKRPEIDRRKIAIYGISMGSYWSLRLSSYDHRAACVVSSVACFNPNNTIFTQSSPRFKQMFMYMAGYDDEQKFDREVAQNMTVRGHLDKITCPTLLVTGEFDPLCPLEDAVEAFEDLRVPKEMWVFENQYHPLWSIANLGGLDCHDYVLDWLQMTMMGKKLSRRHKRIAYIREHGDGPFGNCEWAPPIKHGQAYF, from the coding sequence TCTCGCGCTCAACATGCGCGGGCGCGTGCAGAACTTCGAGCGCGACGACCTGGAAGTTCCGCAGGGCAAGCGCGCGCGCAACTATCGCATGCTGCCGAAGGTGTGGCGGGAAGCGGCGGAGCGCCACGAAGCGCTGGCCCGCCGCGCACACGTCAAGGGCGCGCATGCCTCGGCCACTGCTCACTACGACCACGCCATCGAAGCCTACCGCATGGCGCAGCACCCGATCTATTTCGACAACCACCCGGTGAAACGTCACCTGGTGAAGAAGCTCAACGAAATGGTCGATCGCCGCAGCGAAGTGGCGAGCTATCCGATCGAGCGCGTCGAGGTGCCCTTCGACGACGGCAAGACCATCTCGTGCCTCCTGCACCTGCTGCCGGACCGCCGCAAGGCGCCCTGCGTCATCTACGTACCTGGCATGGATCAGACCAAGGAAGTGTTTCCCAAGGCCGCGCACAACATCGCCATCGAGCGCGGTTTTCATGTGCTCGCCATGGATGGCCCGGGCCAGGGCAGCTCGAACATGCAGAAGATCCGCGCGGTCGGAGACAATTACGAGCGTGCCGGCGCCGCGGTCATCAGCTATCTGCAGAAGCGCCCCGAGATCGACCGGCGCAAGATCGCGATCTACGGCATCAGCATGGGCAGCTACTGGTCGCTGCGCCTTTCGAGCTACGACCACCGCGCCGCGTGCGTCGTGAGCTCGGTGGCCTGCTTCAATCCGAACAACACCATCTTCACGCAGTCGAGCCCACGCTTCAAGCAGATGTTCATGTACATGGCGGGCTACGACGACGAGCAGAAGTTCGATCGGGAGGTGGCGCAGAACATGACGGTGCGCGGCCATCTGGACAAGATTACGTGCCCCACGCTGCTCGTCACCGGCGAGTTCGATCCGCTCTGCCCGCTGGAAGACGCCGTCGAAGCCTTCGAGGACCTGCGCGTGCCAAAGGAGATGTGGGTGTTCGAGAACCAGTACCACCCGCTCTGGAGCATCGCCAACCTCGGCGGGCTGGACTGCCACGACTACGTGCTCGACTGGCTGCAGATGACGATGATGGGGAAGAAACTGTCGCGGCGGCACAAGCGCATCGCCTATATCCGCGAGCACGGCGACGGCCCGTTCGGCAATTGCGAGTGGGCGCCGCCGATCAAGCACGGGCAGGCGTATTTCTGA